The genomic DNA tcagatctttttcctttatcttcAGCTAGAAAATTCTTAGAAAAGGTTAAATGACTAAGGCAATTCTTAGAAGATGCTTTGAGATGGCCAAAACTAGTGCTAACAATTTGCATATATTATGATAGTTAATCAGTAATTGGTTAGAcatagagccatctgtataatggtaagtttagacatatacgtcgtagacatataccattagacaactacttttaacaggagttatcactattggctatgtgaagtcaaaagataatCTACCAGATCTATTAACCAAATGGTTAAATAGAAAGTTAGTTGTAAGATCGTCACAAGGGATCGACTTGATGCCAATCAGAAATATTGGTGCAAAGGAAATCCAACCTATATAGACTGAAAATTCCAAGAACTAGGATCAATGAGACAacctaactgcaccaacaaaatcATTCGTTGTGGGGGAACGGTCCAATGGATtagtgaaggatggaggttaagACATGACTTTTAATGATCCAATATAGTAATATGGAATACTCTTAAGAGATCACCTATATAAGAAAGAAGTAGAACTGCTTCAAAGAAAATTGGAGGTACAATTCTTCAAACTTCTCATAGAATTAGGCGTATTCATGgctaagaacgaacacactcatgagaattgagttgtatcagggagagtcttaggTGAAATATATCAATGCTTGCACAGATGGTAGAATAATTCAAGGACATCATGTATaatatcagccagtaagcaaatagatcttcacaagggaaggttcaaaaggTAACTCAACTACTAAATGCTATCACATACTCTATTTCTATTCATGTGAGAGAttattggatatatgtgaatggaaaaATGGTGGAGCAGAAGGAGACTCCATTGTAAATGAGAttttagttccacattgaaaGTTTCATGGATctattgttggtttatattgctACACATATATGTATGATGTGAACAATGTATAGGGAGAGGTTCTGTCTTACACATGAGTGCTAAGGGGGTGTAAATCTAAGATTTgtattgcactgaaccaagttgactcatgtgcgagCACAACCTGCGCACATCGAATATCGTTAATGAGTAGAAAATGACTTTAATTCGACTATTGAATACTACAAGGTCTaatctcctatataaggaggtgtGACCAAGAGCAAAAGAGTAAGGGCAAATAGTAAAGAAGAGAATCCTTATCCACCTTCATTCCCTAAATCTTCCCTGTCTTGCATTTTCGCTAGAAAACGAATGTTCATCATAACCTCAAAGTATAGTCAAAGGAGGacgaatttattttaagaaaactgCTTAAAAGCAGACCTCGACATCTTCATTCCTGCACTCGGACTCAGGAGTTTATAATCGGAGTCGAGAGTCATCACTCGATAGTCGAAGGTATACACTCAGGAGTCAAGAGTCTACACTCAGACTTGGTACTCAGACTCAGTAGTTAGGAGTCTATACTCGAGAGTCAAGAGTCTGCATTCAGACTCGGCAGCCAGAAGTCTGCACTCGGGTATACAAGGCAACCTATTTTTTTTAGCAAACTCAGTCATCTCAAGTAACTCTTCCTTCTCTACTTGACAACCTAAAATTATCAATTCAAATCAACTCAAATGTATATAATATGGGATGTTATGAGTGGACCCAGAAATGATGGGgcaatcaaagtcaaggtgagatGGTAGCAGTGCATCACCTTCATCAAGGCTTAGCCCCTCACTCGACGCTAAGGCCTTCAGTATAAGGATGGCCGGTTTAAAGACTAGTCATGCTTGAAGAATCTAGTGCTCCACTTGTGAACAACCAGACGACGTAAAGGCCAGTCAAAATCATGACCCGCACTGCATGACTCTATTATATATCCGGCCGGTCCAAAGGTCAACTAGGTGTTTCTAGacatagtgttcgctctcaatgTATGGCCTAACATCTCTATATCCGAGCAGGCTTAATAGACCTATCTCTCTATTCAACGCTAACATATACAGACTAAACCCGAATGACCCTAAAGTTGGTGGAGCATGGGGTTCAGTTCTCCACTTCTGCAATATTATTTCCAACTTACATACACCGTCCTACAATATAGTATAACCTCCAGTATAAATTAGACCGTCATAAGGTCGGTCATACCTACTAGTCCGATCACTTTGTTATCCAACAGTCAGTCTCCCATTATAGGTCGATCGGTCCTATAGTTGACCGAACCTGCAAGACTTGGCTCCTCATAGCATATCTTCAACATGAGCCTATGAGCATATTGTCAACCGAACTTATGGTCGGTCGTACTTATGAGATTCAACTCCCTCTTCGAAGGGTGAATTACATAAGGTTATTCTTGTTATAAAGTCGGACAAACATAGAGATCGGGATACCCTGTTCGTTCAAGTATCAGTCTGGGTTATATTCTAGGAGATAATATTGTCATAGAATCCCAACAGATTCTCAAAATAAAAGTTACATATGCATTCAATGGAACCTTCTTACAAAAGCAACTATACAACTTTCATCATTATTGCGAAGATTGCATGAGATTGTTTATACAATTTTACCATAGTCCTTCACTTTTTGCCTAATTATCTACTAATTTGAGTATCAAAGGACCTACGTTAAAGACCCTTTTTCTGATTTTTACCTTAATATTCTATTAATTCGTTTGAGtgcacacaaaaagaagaaagacaCTCGAAATTCTTTTTCTACTTCAGCTAAGTATCTTTTCCTCCCTTTCAAAATCTTCTTCCACTCAATACTATCGCCATATACCTAACATATTATCTCCTCTGATCTCATATCGGCTCAGTATAAATCTGaactgaattaattttttttaaaattcagatttttttttttcctactaTCTCCGCCTGCAAAATTACGTAGTATTGGGCATTTGCAAATGCCCAATCGAAGTTAAAActgtaaataataataatctagacGTCGTAATTTAAATAACTGGACTACATATATTATTGAAGTCAACGTTATTGGGCCAAAAACCTGAGTTTTGTAGCTTTTACTTCTATTAGCCACAAGAAAACATCAAATTTGGGAGAAGATATCAAGCATTTTATTTGTTCTTCGAATCACTAAATCACTATGCCCGGAAAGCATCCATGAAGGTCTTAAGATTCTCGAACGAAGCGCCGCCTTCGTTAAGGTTCTGCTGAGCGTTCTCCTTCAACATCGATGCCCTTGCTCTCATCTCCTCGTTCGAAAGCATCTCTTCTACCTTGGATTTCACCTGTTCCCGCTTAACGATCCCACTCTCGTCAGGCGTCAAGCGTAAACCCACCTTCCAATCGTCACAAATGTAGATCTGGTTCAGGAATTGGTCAGTAAAATATGGCCAACAGAGGAAGAGCTTCCCGTTCCTGACGCCTTCCATGGTGGAGTTCCAACCGCAGTGAGACACGAAGCAAGCGACAGAAAGGTGAGCCAGCACCTTCTGTTGAGGTGCCCAAGCCACAATCCTCCCTCTGTCTCCGACACGCTCTTTGAATTCATCCGGATAGGCATCGGCAGAGTCACCGGTTAGGTCGGGCCGGACCACCCACAAGAACGGTCGGCCAGTCGCCTCCAGCCCGAGCGCGAACTCCTGGAACTGGCTGCGGTTGAAGATGGTGAAGCTCCCGAAAGCCACGTAGATGACGGAACCCGGCTGCTGCTCGTCCAGCCACGACAAGCAGGCCGCGTCCTCCGGCCAGAAATTCCCCACGGCGCGGTTCGGCCGGAGGCCGGTTAGCAGCGGCCCGATTGGAAGAATCTTTGGATAGTAACGGAAGGTTGGCTCTTCGAGCTCTTTGAAGGAGTTGCAGATGATGAACTCCGCGACGCTGATGGCCCTGTTGTTGTTGACGGCGTAGTTGAAGATTAGCTTTTTGGTTCTTCCGTCTCCACCACAAAAGTTCCATGTCAACTGGGGTGCGTCGATGAATGGCAAGCCGGGGCCGAGCTGGAACCTTTCGTGTTCTGAGATCGTTGTGCCTGTAAAAATAGAAACGCGGCAAGATGAAAACCATTTGGAAATCATTGGTGTCTCATTAATTACTCACAATCAATCAtcagaccaaaaaaaaaaacacccaaAATCAATTACCATCGGCATCGATGATGCCTCTCGAAATCAACTCCGGAATGCTCAGCAGAATGGCCAGCGACTGGGCTGCCGCCGGGCAGAAAAAGGCTGACCGGAGACCCTTCTTACCGACAACCTCCCGCACCCATCCCATATTCACATCCACCAACATGCAAGTCATCGGATCCTCTGTTTCGTTGCTCTTCTCGATTAGTTCCTCCAAGCACAGCGGAATTACCTTCGTGAATGCTTCCGTTAGCCTCCCGAGATCGTTCCGGTCTTCCGCCGGGCCTAATCCGTCGGGGACCGAGACCAGAGCGATCTGCTCCACGGTGCTCTCCTCGGACAACGCGGCGAGCAGACGCTTGTGGTTGAACTCGGTATTGACGAAGGTGACCTTGAAGCCGTGTTCTACCAAGCAGTGGCAGAGCTCCATGAGGGGAATGACATGGCCTTGAGCAGGGAAAGGCACAGCTAGAACGTGTGGCGGAGCCATTCAGAAACAACAGAGAGAGAGGAAGGAGATACGGGCAAAAGAGAATAGGTGGAAACAGCAAAAGAAGCGGAACCGATGGGAGAGTTGAAGGACGAAGAAGAGGACGCGGGCGGCGACAGGCGCACGACAACGACGGCAGCGGCGGCGGCAATCGAGGCGGCGGAGGAAGCGAAAATGAGGATGGCCAGGGGTGGGGAG from Zingiber officinale cultivar Zhangliang chromosome 4A, Zo_v1.1, whole genome shotgun sequence includes the following:
- the LOC121969470 gene encoding UDP-glycosyltransferase 83A1-like, with amino-acid sequence MAPPHVLAVPFPAQGHVIPLMELCHCLVEHGFKVTFVNTEFNHKRLLAALSEESTVEQIALVSVPDGLGPAEDRNDLGRLTEAFTKVIPLCLEELIEKSNETEDPMTCMLVDVNMGWVREVVGKKGLRSAFFCPAAAQSLAILLSIPELISRGIIDADGTTISEHERFQLGPGLPFIDAPQLTWNFCGGDGRTKKLIFNYAVNNNRAISVAEFIICNSFKELEEPTFRYYPKILPIGPLLTGLRPNRAVGNFWPEDAACLSWLDEQQPGSVIYVAFGSFTIFNRSQFQEFALGLEATGRPFLWVVRPDLTGDSADAYPDEFKERVGDRGRIVAWAPQQKVLAHLSVACFVSHCGWNSTMEGVRNGKLFLCWPYFTDQFLNQIYICDDWKVGLRLTPDESGIVKREQVKSKVEEMLSNEEMRARASMLKENAQQNLNEGGASFENLKTFMDAFRA